The DNA window GTCAAACTAATGGAATACATGAAGCATATGTACGGTTTCGTGAGTTCATATTAACAAGCAATCACAAGTCTATATTATATAATAGGtggagtaggtcttttgtgagacgatttcacgaatctttatctattaGACGGAAAACCCTGCAATATttacgataaaaagtaatattcatagcataaaaattaatattttttcatgaataacccgAATAAGaaatatgtctcataaaatacgactcgtgagatcatctcagACAAATTTTTACCCATAAAATATAGACGATCTCGACTCTCATGGAGATTTATATAAACGATTATatataaaatgaaaataaatatttttaacgtaaaaaaataatatattctaTGAATTGAATCGGATTGAATATTTgttttatgatattatatataaaatggtgtccactaaattttattaattatattgtgTAATTAGGATAATTCACACGAAATTAGAGTGTGAAATCAATATTTATGTGTGCTTACGGTGTCGTCTCAATAGTTATCCCGATAAAATTTAATGTGGATCATTTGTATTATTTTccgaaataaattaaaaatcgtGATTTTATTTGTACAACATACGACATATACTATATAATCAAGTGTGGGAATTTTTCACGGGTTTACCCAGTGTACATCAAAATGCTAGCGGTGGAGAGTTTTGTcgtaaaatttttaatatctaAAATTATCAAATAGTAATTTTTAAAAGACCATTTTCCTAAATAAACAcccttattattattgttattattaaacCGAAAAATCAAACATGGCATCCAACGGGGCGAGAATTATTCCATCGTGTTCACATTTTACATGAAGGTTAATGTATTAAAAATTACATTGTACATATATTCAAACTTAAGATATAGACTGCAAGCATCAAGTAGAAATACTTAGTTATTTCTAcgtttatttttaatatatttagtcacaattttttttaaacatttcttaaCATGAAGGACTGATATATGATATGTTTCAGCCATTAGTTCAACATTTGAATTGTTGTATGATTTAAAAAGTTTGAGTAGCACAATCCTCATAATTTATAGCATTTGATAAATCGCTTTGATATCAGAGAAAATGTCAagagttcgattctcattgattgcaaagaGCATGATTATTGAGAGGAAGAGCGTTGGAGTACAACAACTGTCTCTGTTAAGGTAGATCAATCGATGCAGAACGCTTAAGTTGTtgtacgatttaaaatatttaaattatattattatcatttattatattttttgataAAACAGCAAACAATCGATTATATACAAAATAGTAGTCGTATTCATAGAAAGTTTTATCTTCTAGAGATAGAATGACTTGGACTTTGAGTGTTAGATTTATCCTCTGACAAATTATTaagttaaaataattataaatagcTTGGGCGTTTTAATTTTGTACTCAATAGGAGGAATACTTCTAGATTGATAAAGACCATGAAGCAAATAGTCAGTCAATTACCAAAGCAATGACTCAGATTCAAAACAAACATTTTCAGTTACAACTCAATATTATATTGATTATCGTcctcaaaatattcaatttcaTCTCTATAATTTATGGGTTTTTCTTATtcgatttatttaaaaaattatttttttatgttgaaaatattaattttcattccAGATATAGATCGAATCGACCAATCTTATAGATTTAAATTTATGAGAATGTCTCATAAAACATCTACTAGATAATTTTCGCCAATGACATATAAGAATAATTAAATCGAAAAACCCCTTAAATTACGTGACGAATATGGATAAATATAAAGTAGCACGACATATATAATAAGATTGAAAGAATATCCCAAGTGGTCACATTCAGCAGCGCGTAAGCATGACCGTATGGCTTCCCTAACACGAGTTTTGGGGGGTGAGTGTTTACATGGAAACTTCAATTCACTTTCTTCTAGAATTTCTGGCTAAAAACTTTAGACCTGATTATTATTGATTAACCAAAAGTTTAATATGTCCATGAATTTGACTCGTGAGACGAGATGACGAAAGATGTATAATATATCGAaaacataattatttttaattcattTGTAAAAGTTTATTAATCTTCTAATCCATTAAGATTTGTCTATTTTCGTAACCGTAAAACTTCATCAATTTACTAGTTAGCATCAAACAACATTATAATATCAGCTTAATGTCTTGAATAACTTGATCTCTCTTCGGTTTATGATaccaaaaataacaataaataatTGCACATCGAAAGATAACAGTTGCGAGTCGTGaagaaaaaaaacacaaataCCCTTTTTCTTGATATGTGGAGTGGCGTGTTAGAATTAGAGTGAAACATTTGTTAATACTGGACTTTTCTAACTGTATTGGAATCATCTCAACTGTTTGACAACTTTGGATTTCAAACATATGGTTAAACAGCACGAAttgattttgtatttattttattaactaGTTTAACTAAAAAATGTTTTATTTGAGATTCCAGCTTTATCCATACATTTTCgtgtaatttaaatttaaacactgaaacaatttttatttattttttacaaaTTATCGGTATATCAAATGTTGATCCCTCCAACATTTTTTATGAAACAGTCTTTGCCTGTTGTTGCATTAATATCGAGAAGAAATAACTGCTTTAcggctttaaaaaaaattaaatagcaCGATCAATTAATAAAATGGTGACAAACTTTTGATTTCACAATTTATATGcgaattaaattcaaatattgacTATCATAATCATAATTAGTGCAATCATCTGGAAGAGTAAATAATGAGAAGCAATCATGCTGCACCTTAAAAGGTTCAAAATATGGCGCGATTAAGCTCTAAAAAAAAGTGTGACAAACGCTCGATCTTTCTAAGAACTCGTGTAAACTTAtgaagtatttgatgagataAAATAAACAGTTGgactaaaaaaatcatttataaatcaTGTTCACTTGAAGCTCTTCTACTGAAAACAAATTGAAACAATCACGAATTACTTTTCCATATTAACCTTTGAAGatcaaatattttataaaatacatgaaaaatgcACAAAATTTCTGCCCCGCCGGCACGAGAAAAACGTCCCTGACAGATAACGGACGTCAGGCCACCCTTAATCGACGGTTATCCTCGTATAAAGGCATCGTTTCAAAACCAAATAGAGCAAAGGGGTTTCTGCTGCACAATGGCAGAAATGGAGTCCAACCACAAGAATATTGGTGCATACTAAAACTTCATGTCCATGGGAAAAAATAGAATTTCAAGACTCGGGCCAAACTGGCATATATCAGAAAGCGTGGAAATTTGGAAGTCTACGCCTATCAAAATTAAATCTCCTATCACTATTTAAGGGTTTTAATATTCGCTCTCCTTCAATCTCGGATTGAAGTGAAGAGTGAAGCCTCTTTAGATGTCCAACACACTTGTTGTGTTCTGCAGGAATAGTATAATGGATCTGGACATCATGATCGAACTTCCGATCATATGGAGATTGCCACTTAGCTTGCAAATAAGCATAGGATCTCCAGGGAGGGAGAGGCATTGAGTTTTGTTTCAAAGAAAATTTAGCAGCTTCAACCATTGCTTGAAGAAATTGCTTAAGCTTAGCTAAAGAGCCCACATAAATTACTGGAAGCGAGTTCAAAATCTTATCATAGGAATCAACAGCTCTAGCAATCTCAAAATGACTTCTGAAGTCAATATCCACAATCAAGCGCTCTGTGCTTCCCGTGTCATTGTATCGGACTACATCAATGTATTCATGATCCCCTGCAAATCAAACCAGAAAAGCAATCTCAACATACCTACCGAGTAAAATCCTCAACAAATTCTACCGTTGCCAGTGGACCAATTATTGTTGATAAAAAAACAAATGAATATCCAAAGAATTAGCAACAATATACATCAAAGAAAAGCTGAGAGCCTTTTTCATCACTCAGCTGAACATGAACTTGATAGAGAATAATATTACCTCCAGGAACACTGGAATTCCGTTGCCACTGGGATATGCACACACCAGCATCATAACCTGAAAGCCTCAAAAGCTTTACCAGGGAGTACCTGACGCAGCTAGCATTGCACAGACCTAAATGTGCAAAGTAAAGGTCTCTTTCATTAATTGACAGAGCATGAGAATGGACCACTGAAAACAACTCAGTTTCAAATTGATCCATCACCAACCTAAGATACTGCAGAATCCAAGCAAACTAATTAGGCATGCGTAGACAAACTGGTAAACAttgaaacatgaaaatattgttGCAGGTATGCAAGGAGTACTTCAAACATAGAGACCAAGTGATGACGCTAATATGTGGGATATCATTCAAAGAATCATTAAAAACAATGCCTACTGTAACAAAATAAGGCACAACCAAGCACGAACTTAGTAGTTTGCCACTAATACCAGAAAACAACAAAGATACATGCAGAAACAACATAAAATAAGAAAAGAAGAAAGGTAAACataaaatcaaatataaaaataagaaaGAACATGGCCCAATGAAACCTGAAACCGCTTGTAAAGCAAACAAAGTCAATTGAAACACTTGATCATGCGGTTATCGAAATCACCAAATCGTCTCTACACCCAATTTACCTAGGACGCAACAAACGCTCGTTCATCATAATGCCTAAGTACAGACTCTATATGGATATGCACCAAGATAGgttaaattataataaacaatGAGAAAGGGTGGCCATCTGCAAGGCTTTGTTCGAACATCCTTGCTGGATAGACAGACAACATTCAAAATTTAGAAGCTGGAACCATTTTTCAGAATTCAATCTGTGAGAAAAAAGAAACGGGGGAGACAAATTGGGCCAACATAAAACATGTAGATGCATAATTCCAAAGGGGCAACACGAATAACTCATAATTTGGTTTCAATGAAACTATTTCACCAAACTGATATACCATCGAAGCCAAGGCTGATGCTTGCGCCAGCTTAAATTATTCCTTATTACTGGAGGACTGACCCGTTTCATCTCATTGGAAGTCCTGCCACTCAAAACGGCTTACACCCACCAAACATCAACatctaattatttttttcaagaGCTACTTGAACTACTCCAAGCACAAAAACAAATTATTCCATGGAAGTAATTCTTAATAACGGTACAAATACAGCATTCAATACTTAATTCCGAACAAAAACTCAGAATCCTCATTCAATATCGTAATGCCAAGGAAGTTGGTAACTTTCATAATTCTGAAAATTTTTGGTGCTCAGATAATACTTATAAATGTGTTGAATGGGTTTAACGGGTTCTGGAAATGCAAAATTTGGAATCAAATCCAAAGTGCATGAAAGAAATGGGGGAGTTAGGCTAAGACACCGATCAAAATCCAAATTCTACATTTCCGTTTCTAAGcaccagatttttttggaattaCCCCGAAGTAAATATACTAACTTCCTTCCTGGGCATTACAAGTATAGAGAAAGAGAATATTACCGATATTTTATCAGCGAGTTGAACAAGTTCAGGGAGACCGGAATCGCTGTCGCTGCTGTATCTAGAGTCGGTCCCGCCACAATTCCCATTCTCCATAAACTCACTCACCATCATCGCCAAATCATGCTCGCTTTCATAGCTCACAACACCGCCTCCTCCTCCTCTTCCGTTCACCATCTGGTTCGCCCACACCCCAGACGCGGCCCAAACCCCACAGTTCATTACCCAACAACCACTAAAACCGATACCTTCTTCTAAAAATGGCTTATTATTTCATAAAATACCGATGGACAGAGTGAATCCAAGGTCCAAAATTGAATATTCAGCTGTTTCAGCCTTCCCTTCGATTCCAAAATTCAATGCTTGATAACAAACAAAAATGTGCGAAGTCGGAGCATACAAtaaacaatttaagaatataCATATAAAAAAACCAATTGAACCTGGATCTGaatcaatcaaattcgaaattTCTATGTTTTATAAAACTATCCAAAAACTGAACCATTTGtttattgaaaaaaaatgaaTCACAACACAATTACACAACTTTCAGCAGAAACGGAAGCAGTTGCTGAAATTTATTGCCAAAAAATCACGTTCCATTTCGGCAAAACATAAAAATACAGATCGAAACATCctgttaattaattatattgtgaaattaattattatcaATAATCAAAATTGACGATTCAAAGATGAGAAATTCAATTTGGCCAGCCAACCCAAAGGAACGAAGACAGAGAGGAGAATGGCAGGTGAAGTTCATATAACGGAGAGGATCACGGGCGAAAGGACGAAAATGTCCTCCTAGCGGTTTCGTAATGACCAAGTAAAATTTCGTGACCTGTCACGAGAAACGCGAGAAACTGGATAAGCCTGAATTTCATTGTTAATCAGAGCTATTGAACATGGACGGTGTGCCTTTCCACATTCGTTATGGTGGAAGCCCGAAATTTTGGCTGTATTAATGAACTTCAAATACATAATTGATTCTAAAACTTTGATCACATTCATTTTTTGAGAATTATTacatgagtaggtctcttttgATATGgtttcacaaatctttatctgtaaaataggtcagatattcacaataaaaaataatattcttagcataaaaagtaatattttttcatgaatgacccaaataaaagatatgtctcacaaaatacgatccgtgagaccgtctcacacaaatttttaatttattatatttcatAATAAATTATATGTGTCTTTTGCGAATGAGAAGATTATAAATATAGAATAAGTAAgatatgaatttaaaatttaatttattattttgttgttaACAATAATTATAATCGAAATCCATacatttcaaatttatattttcaaatgttttatgtccTCCCTCACCGAGCTTTTCACATCCTATTGACTAATATATACATTCCTATAGTAGAAAATATTATTCCTATAATCTAGCAGATTTTCTTTCTCGTAACACTCCCCCTCAAGTGGGAGCGTGTATATTGAGAACGCCAAACTTGTTAAGGAGAGAATGAAAAGTTGATGAACTGAGAGGTTTAGTAAATATATCAGCAAGTTGACAGCTCGATGAAACATGAGCAGTTTCTATGGCACCTGACTGAATACGTTCTCTAATAACATGGCAGTCAATCTCTATATGTTTTGTTCGTTCATGGTAAACTGGATTTGCTGCAATATGCAGTGATGCCTTACTATCGCAGAACAGTTTTGCTGGTTGTGGATGTTGTACCTGTAGATCATCTAACAAATACCTAAGCCAAGTAAGCTCGCATGTTATAGAAGCCATAACACGATATTCTGATTCTGCCGAGGACCTTGAGGTTGTTGTTTGTTTCTTGGTCTTCCACGAAATAAGAGATCCTCCAAGAAAAATACAATAACCAGTTACAGATCGTCTTGTGATTGAACATCGAGCCCAATCTGCGTCACTAAATCCCCTCAATAGTAAATTCCCTTTTGCTGAAAAAAATAATCCTTGTCCAGGTGAACCTTTAAGATACCGTAAAAGATGATGAACAGCATCTAAGTGTGGTTTTCTTGGTTCTTGCATAAACTGACTCAGAATGTGAACCGAATAACTTATCTCTGGTCTTGTGATAGTAAGATAGATAAGTCGTCCCACCAATCTTCTATAAGTAGATGCATTTTTTAACAAATCTCCCTGCATAGGTAGAAGTTTGATATTTTCTTCCATTGGCGTCGATAATGGTTTGGCACCAAGCAAGCCTGCCTCATCTAAGATGTCAAGAGTGTACTTTCTTTGGGATATTGAAATACCACTGGCAGAACGAGCAACTTCAACTCCAAGAAAGTACCGTAACTGACCAAGGTCTTTAATTCGAAATTTGGTACGAAGAGACTCTTTAAGTGCAGCAATTGTCCTGTCATCATTATCTGTTATGAtcatgtcatccacataaatgAGTACCGCTGTAAAATAATTGCCAGAAACTTTTGTGAAAAGTGAATAGTCAGCTTTAGATTGGCGAAAACCATCTTGCTGAATAGCAGTAGAAAATTTCTGAAACCAACTCCGGGAGGCTTGCTTGAGCCCATATAGTGATTTATTGAGTCGGAATACCAGAGGTATCTCCCCCTGTCGATGAGAATGCAAACCAGGAGGCAATTGCATGTAGACTTCTTCAAGTAAATCACCATGGAGAAATGCATTTTGGACATCCAGTTGGTGCAGGGACCAATTTCGAACAGCAGCTACAGCAAGTAAACAACGGACTGTAGCTAATTTGGCCACAGGAGCAAATGTCTCCTTATAGTCAAGTCCCTCCCGTTGAGTAAAACCTTTAGCCACCAAACGAGCTTTATAGCGTTCAACGGTGCCATCAGAGTTGTATTTGATCTTGTACACCCACTTGCATCCTATCGGACGGTGACCAAAAGGAAGAGGTGTGAGTGTCCAAGTACGATTTTGGACAAGAGCACTTAATTCGGCATCCATAGCTTCTTGCCATTTGGGGTCCAACACTGCCTGTTCATAAGTCACCGGTTCCACAAGAGTAGTAATAGCACAAATGAAATTGCGATATGTGGGCGAAAGTTGTGCATAAGAAATGTATCGAGATAAAGGATGACGCGTACCTGACAAGGAAGAAGACTGGTTGGAAGCAACCTTGGCCGTGTGGTAGAGATGAAAGTATCGGAGTGTGACATTGGGTTGTTTGATACGATCTGAATGTCGAGTAGTAACAGGTGCTTGTGGTAGAATACTATTATGGGCCGGTATATTTTCATTCAAAATACTTGGAAAGTTTGGTTGGTCAATATCTTTTGGGTCAATTGTATGTGTGGGGGCTGGTTCATCTATTGTGTGTGGTAAAGGAAGAACAAGCATATCATCTGGTTGTTTTTGAGAATTAGTATGAAACGGAAAAATATGTTCATAGAATACAACATCCct is part of the Primulina eburnea isolate SZY01 chromosome 1, ASM2296580v1, whole genome shotgun sequence genome and encodes:
- the LOC140824355 gene encoding uncharacterized protein produces the protein MNCGVWAASGVWANQMVNGRGGGGGVVSYESEHDLAMMVSEFMENGNCGGTDSRYSSDSDSGLPELVQLADKISYLRLVMDQFETELFSVVHSHALSINERDLYFAHLGLCNASCVRYSLVKLLRLSGYDAGVCISQWQRNSSVPGGDHEYIDVVRYNDTGSTERLIVDIDFRSHFEIARAVDSYDKILNSLPVIYVGSLAKLKQFLQAMVEAAKFSLKQNSMPLPPWRSYAYLQAKWQSPYDRKFDHDVQIHYTIPAEHNKCVGHLKRLHSSLQSEIEGERILKPLNSDRRFNFDRRRLPNFHAF